The Loktanella sp. M215 genome includes a window with the following:
- a CDS encoding rhomboid family intramembrane serine protease: MGGLPDGIIAMPLLHGSFAHLMANTPPLLVMGGLLVATTTRALLPVNAVVIGFGGGLVWLFGSSAIHIGASGLVFGWFGFLVVRGLVDRSLITLGAALVVGVLYGSILWGVLPGQSGVSWEAHLFGAIAGAAAAVLVRTHVHAPRLGDVDLE, from the coding sequence ATGGGAGGATTACCGGATGGCATCATCGCGATGCCCCTCCTGCATGGGAGCTTCGCGCACCTGATGGCCAATACGCCGCCGCTGCTGGTGATGGGTGGACTGCTGGTGGCAACAACCACGCGAGCCTTGCTGCCGGTGAACGCCGTGGTGATCGGCTTCGGCGGCGGTCTCGTGTGGCTGTTCGGCAGCTCGGCCATTCATATCGGAGCGTCAGGGCTGGTCTTCGGCTGGTTCGGCTTCCTCGTGGTGCGCGGCCTCGTGGATCGCTCGCTGATCACGCTAGGCGCGGCACTGGTGGTCGGTGTCCTCTATGGCTCCATTCTCTGGGGCGTTCTTCCGGGCCAATCCGGCGTCTCGTGGGAGGCGCATCTCTTCGGCGCCATCGCGGGCGCGGCCGCTGCAGTCCTTGTCCGGACGCATGTCCATGCGCCACGCTTGGGCGACGTCGATCTGGAATGA
- the drt5 gene encoding antiviral reverse transcriptase Drt5: protein MFDFYSADYRRMLFPISTNRYLIENGHAEIAEFLNRCLDPDQESFSFRSQTRVYADKPGFHLRRTVKLDPVAEYFIYDLVLRNRTRFRAPYHEHKKHFGYRFQDGEPLNPSGSYRGYKGAIAAYRDQFRYSLSFDVAAYFNSVYHHDLVSWLSRTGASEQDYQAFGQFLREINTGRSVDCLPQGIYPTKMIGNDFLRFVEQFHGLRSNAVVRFMDDFVLFSDSRRDLRHDFITIQRLLGEKGLSLNPNKTSDGVRENVELEDAIEDVRIQLLQRRRVVITDYDGISDEEVEVEQDLSDEEMGFLRGLLQQDDIEEEDAELVLALMAEHAEEAIERLADIARRFPHLFKNIHSFCREAEDEEAIAAFVLELLRDNDAMIYEFQLFWLTHILEDRLLNTNSAAEIIDRLNNHPNATSISRAKLLEIPDLRYGLVELRDAHLGAGQSDWLSWSSAVGHRGLNRIDRRHRLGYFAKASNYNKLVFDIVSKD, encoded by the coding sequence ATGTTCGATTTCTACTCAGCTGACTATCGTCGAATGCTTTTCCCGATATCGACAAACCGCTACTTGATCGAAAATGGTCATGCCGAGATTGCCGAGTTTTTGAATCGTTGCCTTGATCCCGATCAGGAATCTTTTTCATTCCGTTCGCAAACCAGGGTTTATGCCGACAAGCCCGGTTTTCACCTGAGGCGAACCGTTAAACTGGACCCTGTGGCGGAGTATTTTATTTACGATCTCGTCTTACGAAATAGAACCCGCTTCAGAGCGCCCTACCACGAGCACAAGAAGCATTTTGGCTACCGCTTTCAAGATGGTGAGCCACTCAATCCTTCGGGATCATATCGAGGATATAAGGGGGCCATTGCTGCGTATCGAGATCAATTCAGATACAGCTTGAGCTTCGATGTCGCTGCTTATTTCAACTCAGTTTACCACCATGACCTCGTTTCTTGGTTGTCCAGAACCGGAGCATCCGAACAGGATTACCAGGCGTTTGGTCAGTTTCTTCGGGAAATAAACACGGGGCGGTCAGTCGATTGTCTGCCACAGGGCATTTACCCAACGAAAATGATAGGCAATGATTTTCTCCGTTTTGTCGAACAGTTTCACGGATTGCGCAGCAATGCGGTTGTTAGATTTATGGACGATTTTGTACTTTTCTCCGACTCGCGGCGTGATCTTCGTCATGACTTCATTACGATCCAGCGCTTGTTGGGTGAGAAAGGCCTTTCACTGAATCCAAACAAAACCAGTGACGGCGTGCGGGAGAACGTTGAACTTGAGGATGCGATCGAAGACGTAAGGATACAGCTACTCCAAAGACGGCGTGTAGTTATCACCGACTATGATGGTATTTCCGATGAAGAGGTCGAAGTCGAACAGGATTTGTCGGATGAAGAAATGGGTTTTCTGCGAGGCCTACTACAACAAGATGATATCGAAGAAGAGGACGCAGAGCTCGTGCTGGCGTTGATGGCAGAGCATGCCGAAGAAGCGATTGAACGTCTTGCAGACATAGCGCGTCGCTTCCCACACCTATTCAAGAATATTCACTCATTTTGCCGTGAGGCGGAAGACGAGGAAGCCATAGCCGCATTCGTCTTGGAACTACTTCGTGACAATGACGCGATGATCTACGAGTTCCAGCTTTTTTGGCTGACCCACATTCTTGAAGATCGGCTTCTGAACACCAATTCAGCGGCAGAGATCATAGACAGGCTGAACAATCATCCAAACGCCACATCGATCTCCAGAGCTAAACTCCTCGAAATACCCGACTTGAGGTACGGATTAGTAGAGCTTCGCGACGCCCATTTGGGTGCTGGGCAATCCGATTGGTTGTCCTGGTCTAGCGCGGTCGGCCACAGAGGATTGAATAGAATCGACCGCCGTCACAGATTGGGTTACTTTGCCAAAGCTTCAAACTACAACAAGCTTGTGTTTGACATAGTGTCGAAGGATTGA
- a CDS encoding ATP-binding protein, which yields MSELASLIDPSKRIGTVTRVTASAVELTLPNALAALGRRGLAKGSVGDFVFVDCDRSAILGRVTEVGIPDRQRNVLEHQIETDPTVEPQGRVQLLATVSKTTRKVTRGINTQPRVGDGVYLAEGGALSNSIKDALEGDMKGDSAPLLVELGNLSGLDDAALSIPPEKLFGRHCGVFGATGGGKSWTVSRLVNEIVRIGGKCILFDPTGEFAGKVATAREFEFSNDQAAEGRLARFPSEKLSELDLNALLRPTGQSQGPTLRSAIISLRLARLLLADPVRFPQHAVEGSDALRIEVQHNDQTVGFIHLDENRTVSKANQQRKPLGRAQLMLADQLAADDCDFDLKVLSNQIGKECLFPANTDGTFGGVDPKQVGYNNTLVIRIETLLNSPDMSCFFSQEGLDICEEIEGFLDDPDARALVLSFENVSFKHNARELLLNAIGRYLLGIARQGRFRQNPLVCFLDEAHQFIGRSVGDDQNSVNLDAFGLIAKEGRKYGLTTVVATQRPRDVPQDVLSQLGTLFVHRLTNERDRETIERACGDLDRSAAAFIPSLSQGEAIIVGPDLPAPLPIMMSKPEKGQQPESHGPKYQEFWGKTEAAPLTEDF from the coding sequence ATGAGCGAGCTTGCCTCCCTGATCGACCCGTCGAAGCGCATCGGAACGGTCACACGGGTGACGGCCAGTGCTGTAGAACTCACCTTGCCGAATGCACTTGCAGCCCTCGGGCGGCGTGGACTGGCAAAGGGTTCAGTTGGTGATTTCGTGTTTGTCGATTGCGATCGCTCAGCGATCTTGGGACGCGTGACGGAGGTTGGCATTCCAGACAGGCAACGAAACGTCCTTGAGCACCAGATCGAAACCGATCCCACGGTAGAGCCGCAGGGGCGTGTTCAATTGTTGGCGACCGTCAGCAAGACCACTCGGAAAGTGACGCGCGGTATCAACACGCAGCCAAGGGTCGGTGATGGAGTCTACCTCGCAGAAGGCGGAGCGTTGTCCAATTCCATCAAGGATGCCTTGGAAGGCGATATGAAGGGAGACAGTGCACCGTTGCTCGTCGAGCTGGGGAACCTATCTGGGCTGGATGATGCCGCCCTCAGCATTCCGCCGGAGAAATTGTTCGGTCGTCATTGCGGAGTATTTGGTGCGACAGGCGGGGGGAAGAGCTGGACAGTGTCCCGCCTCGTCAATGAGATCGTGCGTATAGGTGGCAAGTGTATTCTGTTCGATCCAACGGGAGAGTTCGCAGGAAAGGTAGCCACCGCACGGGAGTTTGAGTTCTCAAATGACCAAGCCGCTGAAGGCCGCTTGGCGCGGTTTCCGAGTGAGAAGCTGTCCGAGCTTGACTTGAACGCCCTGCTCAGACCAACCGGGCAAAGCCAAGGCCCCACTCTTCGCAGTGCGATTATCAGCTTGAGACTGGCTCGACTGCTGTTGGCAGACCCAGTGCGGTTTCCGCAGCATGCCGTCGAAGGCAGCGATGCTCTTCGAATAGAAGTTCAACACAACGACCAAACAGTCGGCTTCATCCACCTTGACGAGAACAGAACTGTTTCGAAAGCAAACCAACAGAGGAAACCGCTTGGTCGCGCTCAGCTGATGCTAGCCGATCAGTTGGCGGCAGATGACTGTGACTTCGATCTCAAAGTGCTTTCCAACCAAATTGGCAAAGAGTGTTTGTTCCCGGCTAACACGGACGGCACATTTGGCGGGGTGGACCCGAAGCAAGTAGGTTACAACAATACCTTGGTTATTCGGATCGAGACGCTTTTGAACTCTCCTGATATGTCATGCTTTTTTTCTCAAGAAGGCTTGGATATATGCGAAGAAATCGAGGGGTTTCTTGATGATCCAGATGCGAGGGCTTTGGTGCTTTCATTCGAAAACGTGAGCTTTAAGCACAATGCGCGTGAGTTGCTACTGAACGCTATTGGACGCTATCTGCTTGGCATCGCACGGCAGGGGCGTTTTCGACAAAATCCGCTTGTTTGCTTCTTGGATGAAGCTCACCAGTTTATTGGCCGGTCTGTCGGCGATGACCAGAATAGCGTTAACCTCGATGCCTTTGGCCTCATCGCCAAGGAAGGCAGGAAGTACGGACTGACCACCGTTGTCGCGACGCAGCGTCCCAGAGATGTGCCACAGGATGTTCTCAGTCAACTTGGAACCCTCTTTGTACATCGGCTAACCAATGAGCGAGACCGGGAAACCATTGAAAGGGCATGCGGTGATCTTGATCGCAGCGCCGCCGCCTTTATCCCATCTCTATCACAAGGCGAGGCGATCATTGTCGGCCCCGATTTACCCGCACCGTTGCCGATCATGATGAGTAAACCCGAAAAAGGTCAGCAACCAGAAAGCCACGGCCCGAAGTATCAGGAATTTTGGGGCAAAACCGAAGCAGCCCCATTGACCGAAGATTTTTGA
- a CDS encoding SIR2 family protein, protein MEQYQNTSGWQAASPYIMCRRIEGDKPLKNFWDGELVGKKELLRLLTRDGKWLRWEGEKEDPDDPSKKPKAGCKDQVDEALLAALHSTNVVVLLGSGASFSAKNEGGPNAPGMGDLWHAVRDAVSEGNLVDHKEFDDLAKKVMGGLPQNDSEGKQKAGDIESLLSLCKMQIELLNIRAKNDPDFADGPWLDELIEFVRVAENTILGKVGFVGAGTDLPAQLAFLKKFARRSPEKPRVKLFTTNYDLCVETAGLRLGVVLIDGFSHSAEQRFNRDHFDHDIVRRAASGTKADYLDGVFHLYKLHGSVDWRRRSDEVVIRSVDAPGEDRKPVLIYPRSSKYQEAFGSPYLDMFAALQAALREPDTTLIVSGFGFADDHISAPIWSAIETNLSLRLVLCDRGFVEHQKLFDEDVQEIDLDLGGQRQYQSKIARLVQQGDTRITMLNGRFEDLADALPMISGKTDRQLLRDRLEKLREGDGA, encoded by the coding sequence GTGGAACAATACCAGAACACTTCGGGTTGGCAAGCCGCGTCGCCCTACATCATGTGCCGCCGGATCGAAGGGGATAAGCCTTTGAAGAACTTTTGGGATGGAGAGCTGGTAGGAAAAAAGGAGTTGCTGCGCCTGTTGACGCGCGACGGCAAGTGGCTGCGCTGGGAGGGTGAGAAGGAAGACCCGGACGACCCCAGCAAGAAACCCAAGGCCGGATGCAAGGATCAGGTCGACGAGGCTCTGTTGGCGGCGCTGCATTCAACCAATGTCGTGGTGCTGTTGGGGTCTGGGGCGTCCTTCTCGGCCAAGAACGAAGGCGGGCCGAATGCGCCGGGGATGGGCGATCTGTGGCATGCTGTGCGAGATGCCGTTTCCGAAGGAAATTTGGTCGACCACAAAGAGTTTGACGATCTCGCAAAGAAAGTAATGGGTGGCCTGCCGCAGAACGACAGCGAGGGGAAGCAGAAGGCCGGAGATATCGAAAGCCTGTTGAGCCTCTGCAAAATGCAAATTGAGCTGCTCAATATTCGGGCGAAAAACGACCCTGATTTCGCTGATGGGCCTTGGTTGGATGAGCTGATCGAGTTTGTTCGCGTTGCTGAGAACACGATCTTGGGCAAGGTAGGTTTTGTTGGCGCGGGCACGGATTTGCCCGCGCAATTGGCATTCTTGAAGAAGTTCGCCCGCCGATCTCCGGAAAAGCCCAGAGTGAAGCTGTTCACCACGAATTACGATCTGTGTGTTGAGACGGCAGGTCTACGTCTCGGTGTCGTGCTGATCGACGGTTTTTCCCACAGTGCCGAACAGCGGTTCAACCGTGATCACTTCGACCATGACATCGTGCGGCGAGCCGCATCGGGCACGAAGGCCGACTACCTCGACGGCGTGTTTCACCTCTACAAGCTGCACGGGTCAGTGGATTGGCGGCGACGTTCCGATGAAGTCGTTATCCGAAGCGTCGATGCCCCCGGCGAGGACCGCAAGCCAGTCCTGATCTATCCTCGGTCTTCGAAATATCAGGAAGCATTCGGAAGCCCCTATCTCGACATGTTCGCGGCCTTGCAGGCAGCGTTGCGGGAACCTGATACAACGTTGATCGTCTCAGGCTTCGGGTTTGCTGATGATCACATCAGCGCCCCGATCTGGTCAGCCATCGAAACGAACCTGTCGCTTCGCCTTGTGCTTTGTGATCGTGGGTTCGTAGAGCACCAAAAGCTCTTCGATGAAGACGTGCAGGAAATTGACCTCGATCTAGGTGGACAACGCCAATACCAAAGCAAGATTGCGCGTCTTGTGCAGCAGGGCGATACGCGCATCACTATGCTGAACGGTCGTTTCGAAGACCTTGCCGATGCTCTCCCAATGATATCGGGCAAGACGGATCGCCAGCTCTTGCGGGATCGGCTTGAGAAGCTGCGCGAGGGCGATGGCGCATGA
- a CDS encoding IS1595 family transposase, which produces MPARWKNDKPMSRQAFDARFSDEEACSHYLAEHRWPEGFVCPSCGTCKGWPLKRNRATWECAGCARQTSVTAGTVMHSSHLSLRTWFLAAHIITSHSNGMSALQLQAQLGLGSYKTAWLLLQKLRRSMVNPERNPLKDLVEIDETEMPFRSRHDPPDRPKGGRSPVGKMFVVCAVELSDDGQPRRIRMKHIPDGAAKTLHGFIGQVVEPGAHIITDGWLGYENPPANTHEAKVVSGKKAHEILHWVHRVFSNLKAWAKGVFHGLRKRHLQRYLDEFVFRWNRRRHMRSAFDTLLGIGVGLGPATYRDFVELRA; this is translated from the coding sequence ATGCCAGCCAGATGGAAAAACGACAAACCTATGTCCCGCCAGGCGTTCGACGCCCGGTTTTCCGACGAGGAAGCGTGCTCGCATTATCTGGCGGAGCATCGTTGGCCCGAGGGCTTCGTCTGCCCCTCCTGTGGGACGTGCAAGGGCTGGCCACTCAAGCGAAATCGCGCGACTTGGGAGTGCGCCGGTTGCGCGCGGCAGACATCCGTGACGGCCGGCACGGTGATGCATAGCAGCCACTTGTCGTTGCGAACGTGGTTCCTCGCCGCGCACATCATCACCAGTCATTCCAATGGCATGTCAGCACTGCAACTTCAGGCCCAACTTGGCCTCGGCAGTTACAAGACAGCTTGGCTCCTCTTACAAAAGCTGCGGCGGTCCATGGTCAATCCTGAACGCAATCCCCTGAAAGACCTCGTTGAAATCGATGAGACAGAGATGCCGTTCCGGTCCCGGCATGATCCACCGGATCGGCCAAAGGGCGGTCGCAGCCCCGTCGGAAAGATGTTTGTCGTCTGTGCCGTCGAGCTATCAGATGACGGTCAGCCGCGCCGGATCAGGATGAAGCACATTCCCGACGGTGCGGCGAAGACGCTGCACGGGTTCATTGGTCAGGTCGTGGAACCCGGCGCACACATCATCACGGACGGCTGGCTCGGTTACGAAAATCCTCCGGCAAACACGCACGAGGCGAAGGTCGTCAGCGGCAAGAAGGCACACGAGATCCTCCACTGGGTCCACCGCGTGTTCTCCAACCTGAAAGCGTGGGCAAAAGGTGTCTTCCACGGCCTCAGAAAGCGCCATCTGCAACGCTATCTGGACGAATTCGTGTTCCGCTGGAACCGACGGCGACACATGCGCAGCGCATTCGACACGCTGCTCGGGATCGGTGTTGGTCTCGGTCCCGCGACATATCGCGATTTCGTTGAGCTGCGGGCCTGA